One region of Prosthecobacter debontii genomic DNA includes:
- a CDS encoding PAS domain-containing sensor histidine kinase, translating to MIPVTDPALLQSLMDHSGMLVMGLDTRGRIQWMSRGLEALSGYASEDVKGQDWVKTFVPEEHRAAAALLCRGSIGGDRSHSHIKPLLKKDGGCRHVEWIHSDIKDADGHVTGILCMGRDVTELHATREALVASEKRSSAVLETAVNAIITMSEHRIIETVNSATERIFGYTREEMVGQNIRMLMPQPYREKHDSYVQGYLNTGVKKIIGIGREAVGQRKDGTVFPIDLSVGEAVLPDGRRVFTGIIRDLSDRKILEEKILQISEAEQHRIGQDIHDDLCQQLAAIGCLAKVAHQQLQRGGNPEAENLQEIVRLVTQANVRAREMSRGLMPVVLDSEGLMAALADLAQGTERIFRVSCPFRCERPVQVTDNTMATQIFRIAQEAVANAIKHSHAERIEITLGQDEEQLTLSVRDNGVGIPDNISGKSTGMGLLTMTHRARMVGGMLSFEHDQFGGTVVRCCVPLGETKSATARKKS from the coding sequence ATGATTCCCGTAACTGACCCAGCTCTCCTTCAAAGCCTGATGGATCACTCAGGCATGCTGGTCATGGGGCTGGACACCCGCGGGCGTATTCAGTGGATGAGCCGAGGGCTGGAGGCTCTGTCGGGTTACGCCAGCGAGGATGTCAAAGGACAGGATTGGGTGAAGACTTTCGTGCCGGAAGAGCACCGCGCTGCCGCAGCCCTCCTGTGTCGAGGTAGCATCGGTGGAGATCGCAGTCATAGCCACATTAAACCTCTCTTGAAAAAGGATGGGGGCTGTCGCCATGTGGAGTGGATTCACTCTGACATCAAAGATGCCGATGGCCATGTGACGGGCATCCTCTGCATGGGAAGAGACGTTACCGAACTCCACGCCACTCGGGAAGCTCTCGTCGCCTCCGAAAAACGCAGCAGCGCTGTCCTGGAGACCGCCGTCAATGCAATCATCACGATGAGTGAGCATCGCATCATCGAGACGGTGAATAGCGCCACGGAGCGAATTTTTGGTTATACCCGAGAGGAGATGGTGGGCCAAAATATCCGCATGCTCATGCCTCAGCCCTACCGGGAGAAGCACGATAGCTATGTGCAGGGCTACCTGAATACAGGGGTGAAGAAGATCATTGGCATAGGCCGTGAAGCCGTGGGGCAGCGCAAAGACGGCACTGTTTTCCCGATTGATCTCTCCGTGGGTGAGGCTGTGTTGCCGGATGGTCGCCGCGTTTTTACCGGCATCATCCGAGATCTGAGTGACCGCAAGATTCTGGAAGAAAAGATCCTGCAAATCAGTGAGGCTGAGCAGCATCGCATCGGTCAGGACATTCATGACGATCTCTGCCAGCAACTCGCTGCCATTGGCTGCCTGGCCAAAGTGGCTCATCAACAACTTCAGCGCGGTGGCAATCCCGAGGCGGAGAATCTTCAAGAGATCGTCCGACTCGTTACTCAGGCCAATGTGCGCGCTCGCGAGATGTCTCGGGGATTGATGCCTGTGGTGCTGGATTCGGAAGGGTTGATGGCGGCTCTGGCCGATCTCGCCCAAGGCACGGAACGCATCTTTCGAGTGAGTTGTCCTTTCCGCTGCGAGCGGCCTGTGCAGGTCACGGATAACACCATGGCCACTCAGATTTTCCGCATCGCCCAGGAAGCTGTGGCCAATGCAATCAAACATAGTCATGCTGAGCGTATCGAGATCACACTTGGCCAGGATGAAGAACAGCTCACGCTGAGTGTGCGGGACAATGGGGTGGGGATTCCCGACAACATCTCGGGGAAGAGCACCGGCATGGGCTTGCTGACAATGACCCATCGAGCGCGCATGGTGGGCGGTATGCTCAGCTTTGAGCATGATCAATTCGGCGGCACCGTCGTCCGCTGCTGCGTGCCGCTCGGCGAAACTAAAAGCGCGACGGCTCGAAAAAAATCGTGA
- a CDS encoding HU family DNA-binding protein, protein MNKAQLLELVQKNLGPDTSKRAASDALEAVLEALAKGIKKEGTVQLIGFGTFKVAKRAARTGRNPKTGESMKIKASKNVRFVASSALKGSL, encoded by the coding sequence ATGAACAAAGCTCAACTCCTGGAACTCGTGCAGAAAAACCTGGGTCCTGACACTTCCAAGCGCGCCGCTTCGGACGCTCTGGAAGCTGTGCTCGAAGCGCTGGCCAAGGGCATCAAGAAAGAAGGCACGGTGCAGCTCATCGGCTTCGGCACTTTCAAGGTCGCCAAGCGTGCTGCGCGCACGGGCCGCAATCCTAAGACCGGTGAATCCATGAAGATCAAGGCGTCCAAGAACGTCCGCTTCGTGGCCTCCAGCGCACTCAAGGGCTCCCTGTAA
- a CDS encoding PAS domain-containing sensor histidine kinase: protein MRRLVYSLQFKISISLFVVGVALICINAFRLNGISRQSRLNMMKNLAFTEGSRLSGMSQHLLRRNVSRAADLELSYSSTNKDLRLGLILDGKNVVRHATMQQMRGLNFTETPLAGVSGLLEKVRESMEGKVFERAEGTRLVAIFPFWEGQSQGKGSVVLEYDLEAPLEAASSVALQALLAQSLALTGGCLALWLLLRYLVTNRVETLVSQVHSMSLETEPMSAMHGQDELSQVSQAVRLTHDRLRHSEQRLRQIAATMRDVFWLAPPDSSSQAFVNEAYGTVFSRPATRLRNHRWDWLHAIAREDRHRCLEMLRALRQGGARQEIEVRVTTPEGMRWVRCRGFAVQGGEDHECAVAGIAMDVSERKILERRLLDTAENERRRIGMDLHDDLCQRLAAALMKTGVLQSALARTGGSHEPLAAELSNDLSEATSIARGFARGLAPVGIEALGITAALSDLGDFITRGFKIPCRVECSASDADLTGESATHIFRVAQELATNAAKHANASWIEISFEMTGREARLLVTHDGIPYRPTATSGEGMGMHLVRQRLDALGASLHFHPPDPEEPFSSVECLIPLADNPEPHPIETA from the coding sequence ATGAGGCGCTTGGTTTACTCGCTCCAGTTCAAGATCTCGATCTCGCTGTTCGTGGTGGGGGTTGCCTTGATTTGTATCAATGCCTTCCGGCTCAATGGCATCTCTCGGCAGTCGCGCCTGAACATGATGAAGAATCTTGCCTTCACCGAGGGGTCGAGACTGTCGGGAATGTCGCAGCATTTGCTACGACGGAATGTCTCTCGAGCGGCGGATTTGGAGTTGAGTTACAGCTCGACGAATAAAGACTTGCGGTTAGGCCTGATATTGGATGGAAAGAATGTCGTGCGCCACGCCACCATGCAACAAATGCGCGGGCTTAATTTTACGGAGACCCCCTTGGCTGGGGTGTCGGGTTTGCTGGAGAAAGTTCGCGAATCCATGGAGGGGAAGGTTTTTGAACGCGCTGAGGGCACTCGACTCGTCGCGATTTTCCCATTTTGGGAGGGGCAATCCCAAGGGAAGGGGAGCGTCGTCTTGGAGTATGATTTGGAAGCTCCGCTCGAAGCGGCTTCTTCAGTGGCCCTTCAGGCTCTGTTGGCCCAATCACTGGCCCTCACCGGAGGCTGCTTAGCGTTATGGTTGCTGCTCCGTTATCTCGTCACGAACCGGGTGGAAACGTTGGTGAGTCAGGTTCACAGCATGTCTTTGGAAACCGAGCCCATGTCCGCGATGCACGGGCAGGATGAATTGTCCCAAGTGTCCCAGGCCGTTCGCTTGACCCATGATAGACTTCGTCACTCAGAGCAGCGCTTGCGGCAGATCGCGGCGACGATGCGTGATGTCTTCTGGCTAGCACCGCCAGATTCTAGCAGCCAAGCTTTTGTCAATGAAGCCTACGGCACGGTTTTCTCACGCCCGGCGACACGTCTGCGCAATCACCGGTGGGATTGGCTGCATGCCATCGCGCGTGAAGATCGGCATCGCTGCTTGGAGATGCTCCGTGCACTGCGGCAAGGGGGGGCGCGCCAAGAGATCGAAGTGCGTGTGACCACGCCTGAGGGGATGCGCTGGGTGCGTTGTCGCGGCTTTGCCGTGCAGGGCGGGGAAGATCACGAGTGTGCAGTAGCTGGGATCGCGATGGATGTGAGCGAACGGAAGATACTGGAGCGCAGGCTTCTGGACACGGCCGAGAATGAACGCCGCCGAATCGGCATGGACTTGCATGATGATCTCTGCCAGCGCCTTGCCGCAGCCCTGATGAAAACAGGGGTGCTCCAGTCCGCCTTGGCTCGTACAGGAGGCAGTCATGAGCCTCTAGCTGCGGAGTTATCGAATGACCTTTCTGAGGCGACCAGTATCGCCCGCGGTTTCGCTCGTGGTTTGGCGCCGGTCGGCATTGAAGCGCTCGGTATCACGGCCGCCCTATCGGATTTGGGCGACTTCATCACCCGTGGATTTAAGATCCCTTGCCGCGTGGAGTGTTCCGCTTCCGATGCGGACCTCACGGGAGAATCTGCTACGCACATCTTCCGTGTGGCACAAGAGCTGGCCACCAATGCAGCCAAGCACGCCAATGCCTCCTGGATTGAAATCAGCTTTGAGATGACGGGTCGAGAGGCCCGCTTGCTCGTCACGCATGATGGCATTCCCTACCGACCCACGGCCACCAGCGGCGAAGGCATGGGCATGCATCTGGTGCGTCAGCGTCTGGATGCTCTCGGTGCCTCACTTCATTTCCATCCTCCAGACCCGGAGGAACCCTTCAGTTCCGTGGAGTGTCTCATTCCACTTGCTGATAACCCCGAACCCCACCCCATCGAAACTGCATGA
- a CDS encoding response regulator transcription factor yields MTTPQTQTHRIAIVDDHTLMREGLKMFVENLEDFDCAWTAPDSQEALKMLEKDVPDILVVDITLPGRNGLELIKDVRVLNPDLPVLVVSMHDETLYAQRALKAGAKGYVMKDAPHGAFEKALRRILGGGIALSEKMSETILLAFSSGANPGPDGAIHHLSDREFEVFQLIGEGRSTGQIAETLRISPKTVDVHKLKIRQKLKLTEGTSLTSFAIRWVEMRKLGKKAE; encoded by the coding sequence ATGACTACCCCCCAAACACAAACTCATCGCATTGCCATCGTGGACGACCACACCCTCATGCGTGAGGGCCTGAAAATGTTCGTGGAGAACCTCGAAGACTTCGACTGCGCCTGGACCGCACCGGATTCCCAAGAGGCGCTCAAGATGCTGGAAAAAGACGTGCCGGACATCCTTGTCGTGGACATCACCCTACCAGGTCGCAATGGCCTGGAACTCATCAAAGATGTGCGGGTGCTGAATCCTGACCTGCCGGTGCTGGTCGTCTCCATGCATGACGAAACCCTCTATGCCCAACGTGCTCTCAAAGCCGGGGCCAAAGGTTATGTCATGAAGGACGCGCCACATGGGGCTTTTGAAAAAGCTCTGCGTCGGATTCTGGGTGGTGGTATCGCCCTCAGTGAAAAGATGTCCGAGACCATCCTTCTGGCGTTCTCGTCGGGGGCCAATCCAGGCCCAGATGGTGCCATCCACCACCTCAGCGACCGCGAGTTTGAAGTCTTCCAGCTCATCGGTGAAGGCCGCAGCACCGGCCAGATTGCAGAGACGCTGCGCATCAGTCCCAAAACGGTGGACGTGCATAAGCTGAAGATCCGCCAGAAGCTCAAGCTCACCGAAGGCACCTCCCTGACCTCCTTCGCCATCCGCTGGGTGGAGATGCGCAAGCTCGGCAAAAAGGCGGAGTAA
- a CDS encoding heavy metal translocating P-type ATPase: MSSPASCKHCGSPVPANRDDGFCCTGCQYVFDLLHQQGLDHFYDLKGILSVPPVSPQSLRERDYEWLADLAKIAQPPGELRLALQGISCVGCVWLIEKVFTRHSGALRVNVDLVHGEMLLSYDPARFDPVAFARDLQAFGYLVGPPVEGEERKQASGLERRMGVCGAFAMNAMAFSLPAYFGMPADFAFASWFDMIAAASATLAMLVGGSYFIEKAWHGLRMGALHIDTPIALGIIAAYVGSIGGWVFGVEGLKYFDFVAIFIFLMLVGRWAQQAAVERNRRKLMRDTSIPDSVTLVEGGKTISLKALKPGTAFTIKPAQSVPVACRLTSPHASVSLEWINGESEAQDRKAGQMLPSGALNIGSRTLEAEALESWQDSTLRKLLEARRPGEFRDLRLERLLRWYLAIVVVIGMAGAALWLLRGAGMTAALQVMISIFVVSCPCALGVAVPLAEELAASRAEKMGVFVRSLGLWKRLMRVRRVVFDKTGTLTLENPVLENPEALARLDAESLSALRTLVAGNLHPVSRSLFDAAGPGELRPDSEVREEVGLGLHFTDEAGQEWFLGRGWEGDACLSKAGAVAAAFRFRDELRGESVDEIRALQGRALGVYILSGDRESKVAHIAQQLALGEDAWHAGMTPEQKAAWVAEHDRHDTLYIGDGANDSLAFDAALCAGSPVTGRSFLEQKADFFFLGHSLRFVSGLLDIARLHRRATRRVFTFSVGYNLVTVAMGVMGHLCPLVAAVLMPLSSVATLSLVALTFSLEKRARLVSQTELPVPAAVGVVA; this comes from the coding sequence ATGTCATCCCCAGCCTCCTGCAAGCACTGCGGTTCTCCCGTTCCCGCCAACCGGGACGACGGCTTTTGCTGCACGGGGTGTCAGTATGTCTTCGATCTGCTGCATCAGCAGGGGTTGGACCACTTTTATGATCTGAAGGGCATCCTCTCAGTGCCCCCTGTTTCCCCCCAGAGCCTGCGGGAGCGCGACTATGAGTGGCTGGCGGATCTAGCCAAGATCGCTCAGCCTCCCGGGGAGCTGCGTCTCGCTCTTCAGGGTATTTCCTGCGTGGGTTGTGTCTGGTTGATCGAGAAGGTGTTCACACGCCATAGCGGGGCTCTGCGAGTGAACGTGGATCTCGTGCATGGAGAGATGTTGCTCAGCTACGATCCGGCCCGATTTGATCCGGTCGCCTTCGCGAGAGATCTCCAAGCCTTTGGATATCTAGTCGGTCCACCTGTGGAAGGAGAGGAAAGGAAGCAGGCTTCAGGATTGGAGCGGCGCATGGGGGTATGCGGGGCCTTTGCCATGAATGCCATGGCCTTTTCTCTGCCTGCTTATTTCGGGATGCCCGCCGATTTTGCTTTTGCGTCATGGTTTGACATGATCGCTGCCGCCTCCGCCACGCTGGCCATGCTGGTGGGGGGGAGCTATTTCATTGAGAAAGCCTGGCATGGGCTGCGCATGGGCGCACTGCACATTGATACGCCGATCGCGTTGGGCATCATCGCCGCATATGTGGGGTCGATTGGTGGGTGGGTTTTCGGAGTCGAGGGGCTGAAGTATTTTGATTTCGTCGCCATCTTCATCTTCCTTATGCTCGTCGGGCGCTGGGCGCAGCAGGCGGCGGTGGAGAGGAATCGCCGCAAGCTGATGCGAGATACCTCCATCCCCGACAGCGTCACGCTGGTGGAAGGTGGAAAGACCATCTCACTCAAGGCGCTGAAACCCGGCACCGCTTTCACGATCAAACCCGCTCAATCGGTGCCCGTGGCCTGCCGTCTGACGAGTCCACATGCTTCGGTGAGCTTGGAGTGGATCAATGGTGAAAGTGAAGCTCAGGATCGGAAGGCGGGCCAGATGCTGCCCTCTGGGGCTCTGAACATCGGTTCGCGCACGCTGGAGGCGGAGGCACTGGAAAGTTGGCAGGACAGCACCCTGCGCAAGCTGCTGGAGGCGAGGCGCCCAGGCGAATTCCGAGACCTGCGTCTAGAGCGGCTTCTGCGTTGGTATTTGGCGATCGTGGTCGTCATCGGTATGGCCGGAGCAGCTCTCTGGCTTCTACGTGGGGCCGGGATGACGGCTGCGCTTCAGGTGATGATCTCCATTTTCGTCGTCTCCTGTCCCTGCGCTCTCGGTGTGGCCGTTCCGCTAGCGGAGGAGTTGGCCGCGTCACGCGCTGAGAAGATGGGGGTTTTTGTGCGTAGCCTCGGATTGTGGAAGCGATTGATGCGTGTGCGACGTGTCGTCTTTGATAAGACCGGCACGCTTACGCTGGAGAACCCTGTTTTGGAAAACCCCGAGGCCTTAGCACGCCTTGATGCCGAGAGCCTGAGTGCCTTGCGCACGTTGGTGGCGGGTAATTTGCATCCGGTCAGCCGCAGTCTCTTCGATGCGGCTGGACCCGGTGAACTGAGGCCCGATTCCGAAGTGCGCGAGGAAGTCGGCTTGGGCTTGCACTTCACCGACGAGGCAGGCCAGGAGTGGTTTCTAGGGCGTGGTTGGGAAGGGGATGCCTGTCTTAGCAAAGCTGGGGCAGTGGCGGCTGCTTTTCGGTTTCGGGATGAACTGCGAGGTGAGTCCGTGGATGAAATCCGCGCCCTTCAAGGACGAGCTCTCGGCGTGTATATCCTCAGTGGGGATCGCGAAAGCAAGGTGGCTCACATTGCCCAGCAACTGGCCCTGGGCGAGGACGCTTGGCACGCGGGCATGACCCCCGAGCAAAAAGCCGCTTGGGTGGCGGAGCATGATCGCCACGACACGCTCTACATCGGCGATGGGGCCAATGACAGTCTTGCCTTCGATGCAGCGCTTTGTGCGGGTAGCCCAGTGACCGGGCGTAGTTTCCTGGAGCAAAAGGCGGATTTCTTTTTCCTCGGACACAGCTTGCGCTTCGTCAGTGGACTGCTGGACATAGCGCGCCTGCACCGCCGGGCGACGCGGCGCGTGTTCACCTTCTCAGTGGGCTACAATCTCGTTACGGTGGCCATGGGGGTGATGGGGCATCTCTGCCCCTTGGTCGCAGCCGTGCTCATGCCTTTGAGTTCGGTCGCCACGCTCAGCCTCGTGGCCCTGACTTTCAGCCTGGAAAAACGGGCTCGTCTCGTGTCTCAAACGGAGCTTCCGGTGCCAGCCGCAGTCGGCGTTGTTGCGTGA
- a CDS encoding universal stress protein, with product MKAYSNIIAAIDFTPSCRNALREAVRLAAASQASLTAVHVMDEFLAHELKRALSTDQASIRADWQERLRKFVEEAGLGTPQIEIEVRIGHPFAELSEACQVHQADLLVMGVKGSRNDPDRVGVIATKCVRKAPVDVLLVREDACGPFKHLATCVDFSDNSRKAVRIALQLAEQDGASLDCLHVYQSALAMSLDYGGIVTPMPMGTDPQALEAWKQDLETFLEPLKAERPQVPVRGIVLERVNIREAILEHVQETHADMVVLGTRGKTGLRELLIGTTAEKIVANAPCSILAVKPEGFSDSHLE from the coding sequence ATGAAAGCGTATTCCAACATCATCGCGGCGATTGATTTCACCCCCTCCTGCAGAAACGCCCTGCGGGAGGCAGTCCGGCTTGCCGCAGCATCACAGGCGTCTCTTACGGCCGTGCATGTCATGGACGAATTTTTGGCCCATGAGCTCAAGCGCGCTCTTTCCACCGATCAAGCCAGCATCCGGGCGGATTGGCAGGAGCGTCTGCGAAAATTTGTCGAGGAAGCTGGTCTCGGCACGCCTCAAATCGAGATCGAAGTCCGCATCGGACATCCCTTTGCGGAGTTGTCAGAGGCTTGCCAAGTCCACCAAGCGGATCTGCTGGTCATGGGCGTCAAGGGTTCTCGCAATGATCCTGATCGAGTGGGGGTCATCGCGACCAAGTGCGTGCGGAAAGCTCCGGTGGATGTGCTGCTCGTGCGAGAAGATGCCTGCGGTCCCTTCAAGCATCTGGCTACCTGCGTGGATTTTTCAGATAACTCGCGCAAAGCCGTCCGCATTGCCCTGCAGCTGGCTGAACAAGATGGGGCCTCGCTGGACTGCCTGCATGTGTATCAGTCTGCCCTGGCCATGTCTCTGGATTACGGCGGCATCGTCACGCCGATGCCCATGGGCACGGATCCGCAGGCGCTGGAAGCTTGGAAACAGGATCTAGAGACTTTTCTCGAGCCTCTGAAGGCCGAGCGACCTCAGGTTCCTGTGCGCGGTATCGTGTTGGAGCGGGTGAACATCCGCGAGGCCATTCTGGAGCATGTGCAAGAGACCCATGCCGATATGGTGGTGCTGGGAACCCGTGGTAAGACGGGCCTGCGAGAATTGCTGATCGGCACCACCGCTGAAAAAATCGTGGCGAATGCCCCTTGTTCCATCCTCGCCGTGAAGCCCGAAGGCTTCAGCGACAGCCACCTTGAATAA
- a CDS encoding helix-turn-helix domain-containing protein — translation MQTQTSQANGRQRFIETLAESDLFQRYQHAYHTLTGLSLTLRAQRDMEFVEKVETHKTISGVVETLVPVRVGKNPVALLQTGGVRLEPANAQTFAPLAASLLEDNHSADDVRSAQVHFHQVPVMEPERYDAAVAILCSFALQLGESAHRLLFAHAVHEPEAVRNAKIYIHAHLAEPMTLEAVAGAVNVSPFHFCKIFKRATGLTFTDFVNRARVEKAKRMLMKPAARITEVAYDVGFQSLSHFNRSFRRIASESPTEYRGRMREGNAPVLA, via the coding sequence ATGCAAACCCAAACTTCTCAGGCCAACGGACGTCAGCGTTTCATCGAAACCCTCGCTGAGAGTGACCTCTTCCAACGTTACCAGCATGCCTATCACACCCTGACAGGCTTGTCCCTCACCCTGCGCGCTCAGCGGGACATGGAGTTTGTCGAGAAGGTGGAAACCCACAAGACCATCTCCGGTGTCGTGGAGACTCTGGTTCCGGTCCGTGTCGGTAAAAACCCTGTCGCCCTCCTCCAGACTGGCGGTGTGCGTCTGGAGCCTGCGAATGCGCAAACTTTCGCGCCCCTGGCCGCTTCTTTGCTCGAGGACAATCACTCGGCGGATGACGTGCGGTCCGCTCAGGTCCACTTCCATCAGGTGCCCGTGATGGAGCCTGAACGCTATGACGCTGCTGTCGCCATCCTTTGCTCCTTTGCGCTTCAACTGGGTGAAAGCGCCCATCGTCTCCTCTTCGCCCATGCCGTGCATGAGCCTGAGGCGGTGCGCAATGCTAAGATCTACATTCACGCTCATTTAGCTGAGCCCATGACGCTGGAAGCAGTGGCAGGTGCGGTGAATGTGAGCCCATTCCACTTCTGCAAAATCTTCAAGCGCGCTACAGGCCTGACCTTCACGGACTTCGTCAATCGTGCTCGTGTGGAGAAAGCTAAGCGCATGCTGATGAAACCCGCCGCTCGCATCACCGAAGTGGCTTATGATGTAGGTTTCCAGAGCTTGTCCCACTTCAATCGCAGCTTCCGCCGGATCGCCAGTGAATCTCCCACGGAGTATCGTGGCCGCATGCGTGAGGGCAATGCTCCCGTGCTCGCTTAA
- a CDS encoding response regulator transcription factor: MKRLLLIDDHPIMRHGLAQLIRAEEGLEVCGEAGSAREGLDAVGTLKPDLVVIDLTLPDKNGLELLKDIHAMHPGTQCLVLSMHDETMYGERALRAGARGYIMKEAAADHLITAVRKILSGGIYVSESMASRMLEQVTGQRVKTVASLDTLTDRELEVLEMIGQGVATKNIAEKLCISARTVEAHRAHIKDKLAITDGAALVRYAVQWVESRTKV; encoded by the coding sequence GTGAAACGCTTATTGTTAATCGACGATCATCCCATCATGCGTCATGGTTTGGCGCAGCTCATCCGTGCGGAGGAGGGATTGGAAGTGTGTGGTGAGGCGGGTAGTGCGCGAGAAGGCCTGGACGCCGTAGGCACCCTCAAGCCCGACCTCGTGGTGATCGATCTCACTTTGCCTGATAAAAACGGCCTGGAGCTGCTCAAAGACATCCATGCCATGCATCCGGGCACTCAGTGCCTCGTGCTCTCCATGCATGATGAGACGATGTATGGCGAGCGTGCCCTCAGGGCTGGCGCGCGTGGATACATCATGAAAGAAGCGGCTGCCGATCACCTCATCACCGCAGTGCGCAAGATCCTCTCCGGTGGTATCTATGTGAGCGAGAGCATGGCCAGCCGCATGTTGGAGCAAGTGACCGGTCAGCGTGTTAAGACTGTTGCCAGCCTGGACACGCTCACCGACCGTGAACTGGAAGTGCTGGAGATGATTGGCCAAGGGGTCGCCACCAAAAACATCGCTGAAAAGCTCTGCATCAGTGCTCGCACCGTGGAGGCTCATCGCGCTCATATCAAAGACAAGCTCGCCATCACCGATGGCGCTGCCTTGGTGCGTTACGCCGTGCAGTGGGTGGAGAGCCGGACCAAGGTGTAA
- a CDS encoding ABC transporter substrate-binding protein, whose translation MSQRAPSTLATILIAISVIVLWASALMVPTPMQKEPLRVAVGMWPGTESLILARDAGDLKYGEVNLVEMNWTSAAMRAVGNRVVDAAVLSLDEVIRQIQQGYPLKIIAVLDISRGADVLVAKPSIASAADLKGGRIGYEPRTSGAWLLSKALSNANLKLTEVQPVPVNPAEVEEIFKELSLDGVVLAEPWRERMGELNLTRIYDSSTPGASIVRVLAINPDAIEPHEKVLRSLLQAHFKWIRKLREAQEIPALVLRREGLSQEVFQEVLKQIESVDLDRNQQLLDLRDPWLGRLFMGLQSGLIEGVSTATVVQPGEVFEPSIVEDLP comes from the coding sequence ATGAGTCAACGAGCACCCTCCACTTTGGCCACCATCCTCATTGCCATTTCGGTGATTGTGTTGTGGGCCAGTGCTCTCATGGTCCCGACTCCGATGCAAAAGGAGCCCTTGCGGGTTGCCGTCGGCATGTGGCCAGGCACGGAGTCCTTAATTTTGGCGAGGGATGCCGGAGATCTCAAATATGGAGAGGTCAATCTGGTGGAAATGAATTGGACCTCCGCGGCGATGCGGGCCGTGGGTAACCGGGTGGTGGATGCGGCCGTTTTGTCTTTGGATGAGGTCATTCGTCAGATCCAGCAGGGATATCCCCTCAAGATCATTGCGGTATTAGACATCTCAAGAGGAGCAGATGTGTTGGTGGCGAAGCCTAGCATTGCTTCCGCCGCCGATTTAAAAGGCGGGCGTATCGGTTATGAACCCCGCACCTCAGGGGCTTGGCTACTCAGTAAAGCTTTGTCGAATGCCAATCTGAAGCTAACGGAGGTGCAGCCGGTGCCTGTCAATCCTGCCGAAGTGGAAGAGATTTTTAAAGAACTGTCGCTGGATGGCGTGGTGCTGGCCGAGCCATGGAGAGAGCGGATGGGGGAATTGAATCTTACCCGGATCTATGATTCGTCCACCCCAGGGGCCTCCATCGTGCGTGTTTTGGCGATCAATCCGGATGCTATCGAGCCGCACGAAAAGGTGTTGCGCTCGCTCCTCCAGGCGCATTTCAAATGGATACGTAAGCTTCGTGAAGCACAGGAAATTCCAGCCTTGGTTTTGCGTCGAGAAGGACTCTCTCAAGAGGTTTTTCAGGAAGTCTTGAAGCAGATCGAAAGCGTGGACCTCGACCGAAATCAGCAGTTGCTTGATTTGCGAGATCCTTGGTTAGGTCGGCTTTTCATGGGATTGCAGAGCGGTTTGATCGAAGGGGTGTCCACGGCAACCGTCGTTCAACCGGGGGAAGTCTTTGAACCAAGCATTGTGGAGGATCTCCCATGA